Proteins from a genomic interval of Sugiyamaella lignohabitans strain CBS 10342 chromosome C, complete sequence:
- a CDS encoding gag-pol fusion protein (Retrotransposon TYA Gag and TYB Pol genes; transcribed/translated as one unit; polyprotein is processed to make a nucleocapsid-like protein (Gag), reverse transcriptase (RT), protease (PR), and integrase (IN); similar to retroviral genes; GO_component: GO:0005737 - cytoplasm [Evidence IEA,IEA,IEA]; GO_component: GO:0005634 - nucleus [Evidence IEA,IEA]; GO_component: GO:0005634 - nucleus [Evidence IDA] [PMID 9448009]; GO_component: GO:0000943 - retrotransposon nucleocapsid [Evidence ISS] [PMID 9582191]; GO_function: GO:0005524 - ATP binding [Evidence IEA]; GO_function: GO:0003677 - DNA binding [Evidence IEA]; GO_function: GO:0003887 - DNA-directed DNA polymerase activity [Evidence IEA,IEA]; GO_function: GO:0003887 - DNA-directed DNA polymerase activity [Evidence ISS] [PMID 9582191]; GO_function: GO:0003723 - RNA binding [Evidence IEA,IEA]; GO_function: GO:0003723 - RNA binding [Evidence ISS] [PMID 9582191]; GO_function: GO:0004523 - RNA-DNA hybrid ribonuclease activity [Evidence IEA]; GO_function: GO:0003964 - RNA-directed DNA polymerase activity [Evidence IEA,IEA]; GO_function: GO:0003964 - RNA-directed DNA polymerase activity [Evidence ISS] [PMID 9582191]; GO_function: GO:0004190 - aspartic-type endopeptidase activity [Evidence IEA]; GO_function: GO:0003824 - catalytic activity [Evidence IEA]; GO_function: GO:0004519 - endonuclease activity [Evidence IEA]; GO_function: GO:0016787 - hydrolase activity [Evidence IEA]; GO_function: GO:0046872 - metal ion binding [Evidence IEA]; GO_function: GO:0004518 - nuclease activity [Evidence IEA]; GO_function: GO:0003676 - nucleic acid binding [Evidence IEA]; GO_function: GO:0000166 - nucleotide binding [Evidence IEA]; GO_function: GO:0016779 - nucleotidyltransferase activity [Evidence IEA]; GO_function: GO:0008233 - peptidase activity [Evidence IEA]; GO_function: GO:0008233 - peptidase activity [Evidence ISS] [PMID 9582191]; GO_function: GO:0004540 - ribonuclease activity [Evidence ISS] [PMID 9582191]; GO_function: GO:0016740 - transferase activity [Evidence IEA]; GO_process: GO:0015074 - DNA integration [Evidence IEA,IEA]; GO_process: GO:0006310 - DNA recombination [Evidence IEA]; GO_process: GO:0006261 - DNA-dependent DNA replication [Evidence IEA,IEA]; GO_process: GO:0090502 - RNA phosphodiester bond hydrolysis, endonucleolytic [Evidence IEA]; GO_process: GO:0006278 - RNA-dependent DNA replication [Evidence IEA,IEA]; GO_process: GO:0008152 - metabolic process [Evidence IEA]; GO_process: GO:0090305 - nucleic acid phosphodiester bond hydrolysis [Evidence IEA]; GO_process: GO:0006508 - proteolysis [Evidence IEA]; GO_process: GO:0032196 - transposition [Evidence IEA]; GO_process: GO:0032197 - transposition, RNA-mediated [Evidence ISS] [PMID 9582191]; GO_process: GO:0019076 - viral release from host cell [Evidence IEA]): MNSQPEVIFGCDWIFRTNFVLNSSHAGRQIEIVSTSKPTTPLPHIKRIAPSLPPIYQQYASLFTTTVNTVPELRESHNHSIPFKDNPTYHKSKSYPLSAQERTILKEYIQTNLKKGFIRESRSPLASSIFFVKKKHTKEKRPIIDYRRVNNNTKPCPSPIPLIKTLLHQVSKAKIFTRLDLKDAYNQIRITPGDEWKTSFVCEYGQFEYTVMPFGLSGAPATFQAFIRHVLGELWDKFAVAYLDDILIYSEDPAEHPGHVMAVLDKIKKYHLALKLSKCEFSVTETDFLGHHLMVGQIGMQKEKIQSLNEWKSPSTQRGVRKLLGFANFYHEFIDHYADIIAPLLPLQEKSTKRFQWTPTHEQAFQSLKRAFISEPLLQMFDETRETRIHTDASGVAIAAVLQQFNPVDKRWHPVAYYSRKLRGPEINWDTHDRELLAIVVATGKWKHFILSRTEPTTVHTDHKNLTYFTTKRALSPRQARWASLLGELPIQIAYIQGHLNVAADILSRPDDVRKPPREVAPPVPVHHILPAVRPQTVSTYTMDPTWQTKVHDALANDKNWSPLLTHFENPSHPFPSQFIDRRSRLTFANGIIWFDKKIVVGNSNELHLAILQQYHDASGHPGHARTQKAILERYYWKGIHDFIQRYINSCVACQKNKTPRHKPYGELKPLPIPEAPFTDLTIDFMTDLPKSQGYDAICAVVDRYSKFTLLFPTNKTITARGLADLVVDRVLNVFGAPKRILSDRGPQFISAFWKQAMASFGTKVKLTTPYHPQTDGQTERINQEISQWLRFYINSHHNNWSKLLSRIAFDYNNKVNKTTGFTPSQVVFNFKTISDLNYSAADNYEDLSKKLFEYEEIRNSLSQNYARSQKSYKKFYDRHRVAFEFNPGDSVLLSTKHLNLPTIKRKFSRRWIGPFLVHTKVNENAYRLNFPSGWRASQVWNITELRPFQPDLCNRKQPLPTTSEDIDFYSNNPLGITEILQVNGDDPSNFQYLVEVIEDGFPQHRWVPYSKLSNYHDLLLLFYEFHPKEPKPAELDSLYQAE; encoded by the coding sequence ATGAATTCACAACCCGAAGTAATTTTTGGTTGTGACTGGATCTTCCGTACTAATTTTGTACTCAACTCCAGCCATGCAGGTCGCCAAATCGAAATTGTCTCCACTTCTAAGCCCACGACCCCATTGCCTCACATCAAACGCATCGCGCCTTCTCTTCCACCAATCTATCAACAGTACGCGTCGTTATTCACAACCACAGTGAACACAGTACCCGAGCTTCGGGAATCTCATAATCACTCCATCCCTTTCAAGGACAATCCTACCTATCATAAGAGCAAAAGTTATCCTCTTTCCGCACAGGAACGCACAATCCTCAAGGAGTATATTCAAACAAACCTTAAAAAGGGCTTTATTCGGGAATCACGTTCCCCTCTGGCGTCGTCCATTTTCTTcgtcaaaaagaaacatACCAAAGAAAAACGTCCCATAATCGACTATCGTCGAGTTAACAATAACACTAAACCGTGTCCTTCACCAATTCCGCTTATAAAGACACTGTTGCATCAAGTCAGCAAAGCCAAGATATTCACTCGTCTAGATCTGAAGGATGCCTACAATCAAATCCGCATCACACCCGGTGATGAATGGAAAACATCCTTTGTCTGCGAATATGGACAATTTGAATATACGGTTATGCCGTTCGGACTATCTGGTGCTCCTGCGACCTTCCAGGCATTTATTCGCCACGTCCTTGGTGAATTGTGGGACAAATTCGCGGTTGCCTATTTAGATGACATCCTCATCTACTCAGAAGATCCAGCAGAACATCCTGGCCATGTCATGGCCGTTCTGGACAAGATCAAAAAGTACCATCTAGCCCTGAAACTTTCCAAATGCGAATTTTCCGTTACAGAAACGGACTTTTTGGGTCACCATCTCATGGTCGGCCAAATTGGTATGCAGAAGGAGAAAATTCAATCACTCAACGAATGGAAATCCCCTTCTACCCAGCGCGGCGTCCGCAAATTACTGGGTTTTGCCAATTTCTACCATGAATTTATTGACCACTATGCCGATATTATCGCTCCACTCCTTCCATTACAGGAGAAGTCCACTAAACGTTTCCAGTGGACACCAACTCATGAACAGGCGTTTCAAAGCCTTAAACGCGCTTTTATTTCCgaacctcttcttcaaatgtTCGACGAGACGCGCGAGACACGTATCCATACCGATGCATCAGGAGTGGCTATCGCTGCCGTCCTTCAACAATTCAATCCAGTTGACAAACGTTGGCATCCGGTAGCCTACTACAGCCGCAAACTTCGCGGCCCAGAAATCAATTGGGACACTCACGATCGCGAACTCTTAGCAATCGTTGTGGCTACTGGTAAATGGAAACATTTTATCCTTAGCCGCACCGAGCCTACAACAGTTCATACCGACCACAAGAATCTAACTTACTTCACCACGAAAAGGGCGCTTTCACCTCGTCAAGCTCGATGGGCCTCCCTTTTGGGTGAACTTCCCATCCAAATTGCTTATATTCAGGGACATCTAAATGTCGCGGCGGATATTCTTTCGCGTCCCGATGATGTCAGAAAACCTCCGCGCGAGGTCGCACCACCCGTTCCCGTTCACCATATTCTTCCTGCGGTCCGTCCCCAAACAGTGTCCACCTACACTATGGACCCTACTTGGCAAACTAAAGTACATGATGCTTTAGCCAATGACAAAAACTGGAGTCCCTTACTGACTCATTTCGAGAATCCGTCACATCCCTTTCCTTCTCAATTCATTGATCGACGCTCCCGTTTAACCTTTGCAAATGGTATTATTTGGTTCGACAAGAAGATCGTTGTGGGCAACTCCAATGAACTTCACCTCGCAATTTTACAACAATACCACGATGCTAGTGGACACCCCGGTCACGCTCGAACCCAAAAAGCCATACTAGAGCGCTACTACTGGAAGGGAATTCATGATTTCATTCAACGGTACATCAATTCTTGCGTTGCTTGCCAGAAGAATAAGACTCCTCGTCATAAACCATATGGCGAATTGAAGCCTTTACCAATTCCGGAAGCGCCTTTTACCGATCTCACCATCGATTTCATGACTGACTTACCGAAATCTCAAGGGTACGACGCCATCTGCGCAGTCGTCGACCGATACTCCAAGTTCACACTACTTTTTCCCACGAACAAAACCATTACGGCCCGAGGACTCGCCGATCTAGTGGTTGATCGCGTCCTAAATGTCTTCGGGGCTCCCAAACGCATCCTTTCGGACAGGGGTCCCCAATTTATCTCAGCCTTTTGGAAACAGGCAATGGCCAGTTTTGGCACCAAAGTCAAATTAACCACTCCGTACCATCCGCAAACCGATGGCCAAACCGAACGTATTAATCAAGAGATTAGCCAATGGCTCCGTTTCTACATTAATTCTCACCATAACAACTGGTCCAAACTACTCAGTCGTATTGCGTTCGATTACAATAACAAAGTCAATAAAACTACAGGATTCACTCCTTCTCAAGTAGttttcaacttcaagaCCATTTCAGATCTCAACTATAGCGCAGCTGACAATTACGAGGATCTCAGCAAGAAACTTTTCGAATATGAAGAAATCCGTAACTCGCTCAGCCAAAATTATGCCCGTAGCCAGAAATCTTACAAGAAGTTTTATGACCGCCACCGCGTCGCCTTCGAATTCAATCCAGGCGACTCTGTTCTCCTATCAACGAAACACCTCAACCTGCCAACTATTAAACGTAAATTTTCTCGTCGCTGGATTGGACCCTTTCTTGTCCATACAAAGGTCAATGAAAATGCGTATCGTCTCAATTTTCCTAGTGGATGGCGTGCATCCCAAGTCTGGAATATTACCGAACTTCGCCCCTTTCAACCTGATCTTTGCAATCGTAAACAACCGTTACCGACTACTTCAGAAGACATCGATTTCTACTCGAACAATCCTCTCGGTATCACCGAGATTTTACAGGTCAACGGTGACGATCCTTCGAATTTTCAATATTTAGTGGAGGTCATTGAGGACGGTTTTCCACAACATCGTTGGGTACCTTATTCTAAACTTTCCAATTACCACGAtttacttcttcttttctacGAGTTCCATCCCAAGGAACCTAAGCCTGCCGAACTTGACAGTCTATATCAGGCCGAATAA
- the TIM54 gene encoding Tim54p (Component of the mitochondrial TIM22 complex; involved in insertion of polytopic proteins into the inner membrane; GO_component: GO:0016021 - integral component of membrane [Evidence IEA]; GO_component: GO:0016021 - integral component of membrane [Evidence ISM] [PMID 12192589]; GO_component: GO:0016020 - membrane [Evidence IEA]; GO_component: GO:0005743 - mitochondrial inner membrane [Evidence IEA,IEA]; GO_component: GO:0042721 - mitochondrial inner membrane protein insertion complex [Evidence IDA] [PMID 10637294]; GO_component: GO:0042721 - mitochondrial inner membrane protein insertion complex [Evidence IDA] [PMID 10648604]; GO_component: GO:0005739 - mitochondrion [Evidence IEA]; GO_component: GO:0005739 - mitochondrion [Evidence IDA] [PMID 16823961]; GO_function: GO:0015266 - protein channel activity [Evidence IDA] [PMID 12637749]; GO_process: GO:0045039 - protein import into mitochondrial inner membrane [Evidence IGI] [PMID 10637294]; GO_process: GO:0045039 - protein import into mitochondrial inner membrane [Evidence IMP] [PMID 17893242]; GO_process: GO:0045039 - protein import into mitochondrial inner membrane [Evidence IGI,IMP] [PMID 9412462]; GO_process: GO:0015031 - protein transport [Evidence IEA]; GO_process: GO:0006810 - transport [Evidence IEA]) produces the protein MDTGSKKTETGAGSTAGASKPPRSKGYTNPALQAMGIPRLRLPSRNWSIFWALTLTVTGVYAHDRYQRKQIRQKWKDRVSHLAAQPMNPLELPRKVTVYIAPPPADYLDLGFAHFRQYIKPILVAAAIDYEVRSESRQGEIRALVAEEIRNQRRSDAGLPTTGEQNDDLDDMIASKVYRDNTGGVICVGRGAYKEYMNGLHEGWLGPLEAPVEEVSEASTNDQLPLSDSAVNSAELSSGSDANANSTTEVTSAEAATPVEGLAVSSRAASETVSSPSKGEVQTLDQAKESLESVEEFPDRERDLQDIYGQLPEKKDGEEAAGSGDAEGSEKKEEKKKVPKPYIKIPEYEDLETPAQLETLAKFEPLAAIHFPHLLGFRNTPKRMYRFFNRRKLAEEMGEATAAVVFAQTRQFKPHEDQDLLKHEENEWPAQWKAKGLETGSEWMWDFAVDERIGNKLSVYEFRDNNTTSDEFSSD, from the coding sequence ATGGATACCGGATCTAAGAAAACTGAGACAGGTGCTGGCTCGACAGCTGGTGCCAGTAAACCACCTAGGTCGAAGGGATACACCAACCCTGCTCTTCAAGCTATGGGCATTCCAAGACTCAGGCTGCCATCCAGGAATTGGAGTATCTTTTGGGCCTTGACCCTGACTGTCACAGGTGTGTATGCTCATGACagatatcaaagaaaacagaTTCGTCAAAAGTGGAAAGATCGTGTGTCACATTTGGCAGCTCAGCCTATGAATCCTCTTGAACTGCCTCGTAAGGTGACCGTTTATATTGCCCCTCCTCCAGCAGACTATCTTGACTTGGGATTTGCTCATTTCCGTCAATATATTAAACCTATTcttgtggctgctgctattgactATGAGGTCAGATCCGAGAGCCGTCAAGGTGAAATTAGAGCCCTAGTTGCTGAGGAGATCCGTAATCAACGTCGTTCTGATGCTGGTTTGCCCACTACTGGTGAACAGAATGATGATCTGGATGACATGATTGCTAGCAAAGTCTATAGAGATAACACTGGCGGTGTTATTTGTGTGGGAAGAGGCGCTTATAAGGAGTATATGAATGGTTTGCACGAAGGATGGTTGGGTCCTCTTGAAGCTCCTGTAGAGGAGGTCTCTGAAGCTAGTACCAATGACCAGCTTCCATTGTCAGATTCTGCAGTTAACTCAGCAGAGctttcttctggttcagaTGCTAATGCTAATAGCACTACAGAAGTAACTTCTGCTGAAGCTGCTACTCCAGTTGAGGGCTTGGCCGTTAGCAGTAGAGCAGCCAGTGAAACGGTTTCGTCGCCTTCTAAGGGTGAAGTTCAAACTCTTGATCAAGCGAAAGAATCGCTGGAATCAGTTGAGGAGTTCCCAGATAGAGAAAGAGATCTTCAGGATATCTACGGACAATTGCCAGAAAAGAAGGATGGCGAGGAAGCAGCTGGATCAGGAGACGCAGAAGGAAgcgaaaagaaagaagagaaaaagaaagtaCCCAAGCCATATATCAAGATTCCCGAGTATGAGGATCTTGAGACACCGGCACAGCTAGAAACACTGGCCAAATTCGAGCCACTGGCGGCCATCCATTTCCCACATTTGCTTGGTTTCAGAAACACACCTAAAAGAATGTACAGATTCTTCAATAGAAGAAAGTTGGCAGAGGAGATGGGTGAAGCTACAGCGGCGGTTGTATTTGCTCAAACACGACAATTCAAACCGCATGAGGACCAAGATCTGTTAAAACACGAAGAAAACGAGTGGCCTGCTCAGTGGAAGGCCAAGGGATTAGAAACCGGTTCTGAGTGGATGTGGGATTTCGCAGTTGACGAGCGAATTGGCAACAAACTGTCAGTCTACGAGTTCCGCGATAACAACACCACCTCTGACGAGTTTTCCAGCGATTAA
- the SHM1 gene encoding glycine hydroxymethyltransferase SHM1 (Mitochondrial serine hydroxymethyltransferase; converts serine to glycine plus 5,10 methylenetetrahydrofolate; involved in generating precursors for purine, pyrimidine, amino acid, and lipid biosynthesis; reverse reaction generates serine; GO_component: GO:0005739 - mitochondrion [Evidence IEA,IEA]; GO_component: GO:0005739 - mitochondrion [Evidence IDA] [PMID 14576278]; GO_component: GO:0005739 - mitochondrion [Evidence IDA] [PMID 16823961]; GO_component: GO:0005739 - mitochondrion [Evidence IMP] [PMID 6271]; GO_component: GO:0005739 - mitochondrion [Evidence IMP] [PMID 9398220]; GO_function: GO:0003824 - catalytic activity [Evidence IEA]; GO_function: GO:0004372 - glycine hydroxymethyltransferase activity [Evidence IEA,IEA]; GO_function: GO:0004372 - glycine hydroxymethyltransferase activity [Evidence IMP] [PMID 1100397]; GO_function: GO:0030170 - pyridoxal phosphate binding [Evidence IEA]; GO_function: GO:0016740 - transferase activity [Evidence IEA]; GO_process: GO:0006563 - L-serine metabolic process [Evidence IEA]; GO_process: GO:0006544 - glycine metabolic process [Evidence IEA]; GO_process: GO:0006730 - one-carbon metabolic process [Evidence IEA]; GO_process: GO:0006730 - one-carbon metabolic process [Evidence IMP] [PMID 1100397]; GO_process: GO:0006730 - one-carbon metabolic process [Evidence IGI] [PMID 9398220]; GO_process: GO:0009070 - serine family amino acid biosynthetic process [Evidence IGI] [PMID 9398220]; GO_process: GO:0035999 - tetrahydrofolate interconversion [Evidence IEA]) has protein sequence MDVLGSEMQNKYSEGYPGARYYGGNQFIDQGESLCQKRALEAFGLSSDKWGVNVQALSGAPANLYAYSAIAEVGDRIMGLDLPHGGHLSHGYQTPTKKISMISKYFQTMPYRLDESTGLIDYDTLAKTAQLFRPKIIVAGASAYSRNIDYKRFREIADSVGAYLLADMAHTSGLVAAGVAVSPFEYADIVTTTSHKSLRGPRGAIIFFRKGVRSTDKKGKETLYDLESKINFSVFPGHQGGPHNHTITALAVALGQAVTPEFKKYQENVVENAKVFASALQKLNYKLVSDGTDNHLILVDLKPNKIDGARVETILELVNIAANKNTVPGDKSALVPGGIRVGTPAMTTRGFTTADFEKVASYIDRAVKIAVSIKEDAASKGLKQKVAEFRAAAETLPEVEQLKNEVTEWALTFPVPGDL, from the coding sequence ACTATGGTGGTAACCAGTTCATTGACCAGGGTGAGAGTTTGTGTCAGAAACGAGCTCTTGAAGCGTTTGGTTTGTCCAGTGACAAATGGGGAGTCAATGTCCAAGCCCTATCAGGAGCACCTGCTAATTTATACGCGTACTCAGCTATTGCAGAGGTTGGCGATAGAATCATGGGTCTTGATTTGCCTCATGGAGGCCATCTCAGTCATGGATACCAGACTCCTACCAAGAAGATCTCGATGATTTCCAAGTACTTCCAGACCATGCCCTACCGTTTAGACGAATCTACTGGTCTTATTGACTACGACACCTTGGCCAAGACTGCTCAATTGTTCCGTCCCAAGATTATTGTTGCTGGAGCATCTGCTTACTCGAGAAACATCGACTATAAACGATTCAGAGAGATTGCTGATTCGGTCGGTGCTTATCTTCTTGCCGATATGGCCCATACTTCGGGTctggttgctgctggtgttgcaGTTTCTCCTTTCGAGTATGCCGATATTGTCACCACCACATCGCACAAATCGCTCCGTGGCCCTCGTGGTGCTATTATCTTCTTCCGTAAGGGAGTCAGAAGCACTGATAAGAAGGGTAAAGAGACTCTTTACGATTTAGAGAGTAAAATCAACTTCTCGGTGTTCCCTGGTCATCAAGGAGGTCCTCATAACCATACCATCACTGCCCTTGCTGTTGCACTTGGCCAAGCAGTGACTCCCGAGTTTAAAAAGTACCAAGAGAACGTTGTTGAGAACGCCAAAGTGTTTGCATCCGCTCTGCAGAAACTGAATTACAAGCTTGTTTCTGACGGTACTGATAACCACTTGATCCTGGTGGACCTGAAACCCAACAAGATCGATGGTGCTCGTGTCGAGACGATTCTCGAGCTCGTCAACATCGCTGCCAACAAAAACACCGTTCCCGGAGACAAATCCGCCCTCGTGCCTGGCGGTATCCGTGTCGGCACACCTGCCATGACCACCAGAGGTTTCACGACCGCCGACTTCGAAAAGGTAGCTAGCTACATCGACCGGGCCGTCAAAATTGCTGTGTCCATCAAAGAAGACGCTGCCTCCAAAGGCCTCAAGCAAAAGGTGGCCGAGTTCCGCGCCGCTGCCGAGACCCTGCCCGAGGTCGAGCAGCTCAAAAACGAGGTTACCGAATGGGCCCTTACCTTCCCCGTCCCTGGCGACCTGTAA